One region of Priestia megaterium genomic DNA includes:
- a CDS encoding coproporphyrinogen III oxidase yields MLNIYIKGIEDERFLRPLHRISDLFFEESNVSFEDDNEAQLKVEVELKVHEEIYAKAVLHDAATDKVFTEELSKSFTPYETEKEKFKQIKNVVLRVYLSVLQEYTNIVQKWGILTGIRPTKLLHMKLQSGKSKEQAHRELKEEYLITNDKINLMQHIVDRQLAAIPDLHELKNEVSIYIGIPFCPTKCAYCTFPAYAINGRQGSVTSFLGGLHYEMREVGKWLKDNDVKITTVYYGGGTPTSITAEEMDMLYEEMYESFPDVQNIREITVEAGRPDTITEEKLAVLNKWNIDRISVNPQSYIQETLKAIGRHHTVEETIDKFHLSRKMGMNNINMDLIIGLPNEGVEEFQHTLDESKKLLPESLTVHTLSFKRASEMTQNKRKYKVADRYEIGKMMDLATEWTQEQGYEPYYLYRQKNILGNLENVGYSFPGQESLYNIMIMEEKQTIIGLGCGASSKFVHPETGIITRFANPKDPKSYNDGFEHYTQEKLKILDELFRK; encoded by the coding sequence ATATTGAACATTTATATAAAAGGTATAGAAGATGAGCGTTTTTTACGTCCGCTTCACCGAATTTCAGATTTGTTTTTTGAAGAAAGCAACGTCTCCTTTGAGGATGATAACGAAGCTCAGCTGAAGGTCGAAGTAGAGCTAAAAGTTCATGAAGAAATTTATGCGAAAGCAGTGCTGCATGATGCTGCAACGGACAAGGTGTTTACAGAAGAGCTTTCTAAATCGTTTACGCCATATGAAACAGAAAAAGAAAAATTTAAGCAAATAAAAAATGTGGTGCTTCGCGTCTACTTATCTGTGTTACAGGAGTATACAAACATTGTTCAAAAATGGGGTATTTTAACCGGTATACGTCCAACGAAGTTGCTTCATATGAAACTGCAGTCAGGCAAAAGTAAAGAACAAGCACATCGTGAGCTAAAGGAAGAATATTTAATCACTAATGACAAAATTAATTTAATGCAGCATATTGTGGATCGTCAACTAGCAGCTATTCCCGATTTACATGAGTTAAAGAACGAGGTAAGCATTTATATAGGCATTCCGTTTTGTCCGACGAAGTGTGCATACTGTACATTCCCAGCCTATGCGATTAACGGACGTCAAGGATCCGTTACGTCATTTTTAGGCGGCTTGCATTATGAGATGCGTGAAGTAGGGAAATGGTTAAAAGACAATGACGTCAAGATTACAACCGTCTATTATGGCGGAGGCACACCAACGAGCATTACCGCTGAAGAAATGGACATGCTGTATGAAGAGATGTATGAATCGTTCCCTGATGTACAAAATATCCGTGAAATTACGGTAGAAGCAGGAAGACCCGATACGATTACGGAAGAAAAGCTAGCTGTTTTGAACAAATGGAATATTGACCGGATTAGTGTAAATCCGCAGTCTTATATTCAAGAAACCTTAAAAGCTATTGGACGTCATCATACAGTTGAAGAAACGATTGATAAATTTCATCTTTCTCGAAAAATGGGGATGAATAACATTAACATGGACTTAATTATTGGGCTTCCAAATGAAGGTGTAGAAGAATTTCAGCATACGCTAGACGAATCTAAAAAATTGCTTCCTGAATCTTTAACTGTTCATACGCTATCGTTTAAACGCGCGTCTGAAATGACTCAAAATAAAAGGAAATACAAAGTAGCAGATCGCTATGAAATTGGTAAAATGATGGATTTAGCGACTGAGTGGACTCAAGAACAAGGATATGAACCTTATTATTTATATCGCCAAAAAAATATTTTAGGTAATTTAGAGAACGTTGGATATTCATTCCCTGGTCAAGAGAGCCTGTACAATATTATGATCATGGAAGAAAAGCAGACGATTATTGGCCTTGGGTGCGGGGCATCCAGTAAGTTCGTGCATCCAGAAACAGGCATTATTACAAGGTTTGCGAATCCAAAAGACCCAAAATCGTACAACGATGGATTCGAGCACTATACGCAAGAGAAACTCAAGATTTTAGATGAATTGTTTAGGAAATAA
- a CDS encoding long-chain fatty acid--CoA ligase, whose amino-acid sequence MMNVQLTVPSMMERAEKLFGKKEVVSKSSKGIQRLTYNQLIKRTRQLSSMLERIGVKRGERVGTFAWNHHRHLEAYFAVPGIGAVLHTINIRLDSEQIVYIINHARDKVILLDECFLPLFESIHQRLPHVEAYILMSDEGELPETELPVYHYENWIQQGDASHSFVQDLSEEEPAGLCYTSATTGEPKGVVYSHRAIYLHCMALGLADSAGLSEGDTAMPIVPMFHVNAWGIPFAAVWFGTKLVLPGAFCTSETIASLIEQERVTLAAAVPTVWLNFLQELEKKPYAVDSLRAILCGGSAAPKSVIREFQEKYQIEFMHAYGMTETSPVVTVSRLKSYQYSEDPEYQLSVKAKQGFLVPGVEMKVIGQNGEVAWDGVEMGELLLKGPWVASEYYKDKRTEDTFKDGWLYTGDIVTVDEEGTIKIVDRTKDLIKSGGEWISSVDLENALIAHESVFEACVIAVPHKVWQERPVACVVLKDAYKGVVSSEELLKFLAPQFTKWWLPDDILFMDEIPKTTVGKFLKRTLREQVLNHYQKG is encoded by the coding sequence ATGATGAATGTACAGTTAACCGTACCATCTATGATGGAAAGAGCTGAAAAGCTGTTTGGTAAAAAAGAAGTGGTTTCTAAATCTTCAAAAGGGATTCAACGTTTAACTTATAATCAGTTAATAAAACGGACTCGGCAGCTCTCTAGTATGCTAGAACGAATTGGAGTGAAGCGAGGAGAAAGAGTCGGAACGTTTGCATGGAATCATCATAGACATCTAGAGGCTTATTTTGCTGTACCGGGAATAGGCGCTGTGCTTCACACAATTAATATCCGGTTAGATTCTGAGCAAATTGTATACATCATTAACCATGCACGCGATAAAGTCATTTTACTTGATGAATGCTTTTTACCTTTATTTGAAAGCATTCATCAAAGGCTTCCACATGTTGAAGCCTATATCCTTATGTCAGATGAAGGTGAGCTGCCAGAAACAGAGTTGCCAGTGTATCATTACGAAAATTGGATTCAGCAAGGGGATGCATCGCATTCCTTTGTTCAAGATTTAAGCGAAGAAGAACCAGCAGGCCTTTGTTATACCTCTGCTACTACAGGAGAGCCAAAGGGCGTTGTATATTCTCATCGCGCTATTTATTTACACTGTATGGCGCTAGGACTTGCTGATAGTGCTGGATTATCAGAAGGTGATACCGCTATGCCTATCGTTCCAATGTTTCATGTAAATGCATGGGGAATTCCTTTTGCTGCGGTCTGGTTTGGGACAAAGCTCGTGCTGCCGGGCGCTTTTTGTACCTCAGAGACGATTGCCTCTCTCATTGAACAAGAGAGAGTAACTCTTGCTGCAGCAGTACCTACCGTTTGGTTAAATTTTTTACAAGAGTTAGAAAAAAAGCCTTACGCAGTTGATAGTTTGCGGGCTATTTTATGCGGCGGATCAGCGGCCCCAAAAAGCGTCATTCGAGAATTTCAGGAAAAATATCAAATTGAATTTATGCATGCATACGGAATGACGGAAACAAGCCCTGTTGTAACCGTCTCCCGCTTAAAAAGCTATCAGTACAGCGAAGACCCTGAGTATCAGCTCAGCGTAAAAGCGAAGCAAGGTTTCTTAGTTCCTGGCGTTGAAATGAAAGTAATAGGTCAAAATGGAGAAGTTGCTTGGGATGGAGTGGAAATGGGTGAGCTATTACTAAAGGGGCCATGGGTAGCTTCTGAATATTACAAGGATAAAAGAACAGAAGATACGTTTAAAGACGGCTGGCTGTATACGGGAGATATTGTGACGGTTGACGAAGAGGGAACGATCAAAATTGTAGACCGAACAAAAGATTTAATTAAAAGCGGAGGAGAATGGATTTCATCGGTTGATCTAGAAAACGCGCTGATTGCCCATGAATCTGTTTTCGAAGCCTGTGTCATAGCAGTCCCTCATAAGGTGTGGCAAGAGCGTCCAGTTGCTTGTGTCGTGTTAAAAGATGCATATAAAGGTGTCGTTTCGTCAGAAGAGCTGCTCAAATTTTTAGCGCCGCAGTTCACAAAATGGTGGCTTCCAGATGACATTTTATTTATGGATGAAATCCCAAAGACAACGGTCGGAAAGTTTTTAAAACGTACGCTTCGTGAACAAGTCCTCAATCATTATCAGAAAGGGTGA
- a CDS encoding enoyl-CoA hydratase, whose product MTVELKVVELVLQERVATISFNRPDALNALNEEVLEQFIQCLKVVEESEVDFLVVKGNGKVFSAGGDINMMMSPSQSERFEQVMDLINEAVLTLYSLPQMTISVLHGAAAGLGLSIALASDYIIAERHTKIAMNFIGIALIPDGGGHFLLEKRIGSHRAKQLIWEGKTLKAEEAHQFGIIDEIKEGDLAKRVEDYLSYWLKKPSRALKETKRIYVETSISQLKQVLALEKRSQFAMSQSSDHKEGVRAFLEKRAPVFNQSEKDISEN is encoded by the coding sequence ATGACCGTCGAATTAAAAGTAGTAGAACTAGTTTTGCAAGAACGTGTCGCCACAATATCGTTTAACAGGCCGGATGCGTTAAATGCATTAAACGAAGAAGTGCTAGAGCAGTTTATTCAATGTTTAAAAGTTGTCGAAGAAAGTGAAGTGGACTTCTTAGTAGTAAAAGGAAACGGAAAAGTGTTTTCAGCAGGGGGAGATATTAATATGATGATGTCACCTTCACAATCAGAACGTTTTGAGCAGGTGATGGATTTAATTAATGAAGCCGTGCTGACTTTATACAGCCTGCCTCAAATGACGATAAGTGTACTGCACGGTGCGGCAGCAGGGCTAGGGCTCAGCATTGCGCTTGCTTCTGATTATATTATTGCAGAAAGACACACGAAAATTGCGATGAACTTTATCGGCATTGCTCTAATTCCAGACGGAGGCGGTCACTTTTTACTAGAAAAGCGCATCGGTTCTCATCGTGCGAAACAGCTGATTTGGGAAGGAAAGACATTAAAAGCAGAGGAAGCTCATCAATTTGGCATAATTGATGAAATAAAAGAAGGAGATTTGGCGAAGCGTGTAGAAGATTATCTCTCATATTGGCTAAAAAAACCTTCACGTGCTTTGAAGGAAACAAAGCGAATTTATGTGGAGACATCTATTTCACAATTAAAGCAAGTGCTTGCGCTTGAGAAAAGAAGTCAGTTTGCTATGAGCCAAAGTTCGGATCATAAGGAAGGTGTACGTGCGTTTCTGGAAAAGCGAGCGCCTGTTTTTAATCAAAGTGAAAAAGATATTTCCGAAAATTAA
- a CDS encoding HU family DNA-binding protein — protein sequence MNKTDLVNAVATKSELTKADASKAVDALLETISSTLGEGEKIQLIGFGTFEVRERAARTGRNPQTGEEMQIPASKVPAFKAGKELKEAVK from the coding sequence ATGAACAAAACAGATTTAGTAAACGCAGTGGCAACAAAATCAGAGTTAACAAAAGCAGATGCATCTAAAGCAGTTGACGCATTACTAGAAACAATTTCATCAACGCTAGGTGAAGGTGAAAAAATTCAGTTAATCGGCTTCGGTACATTTGAAGTACGCGAGCGTGCTGCTCGTACAGGCCGTAACCCTCAAACGGGTGAAGAAATGCAAATTCCAGCATCAAAAGTACCGGCATTTAAAGCTGGTAAAGAACTAAAAGAAGCTGTAAAGTAA
- a CDS encoding YhzD family protein: MSTYTLTAFEKTGEKLIDESFEAASETEAKTIGTKKLEELAYLEKTHRCVSSSGKLVLFHR, translated from the coding sequence ATGAGTACTTATACATTAACCGCTTTTGAAAAGACTGGAGAAAAATTAATAGATGAAAGCTTCGAAGCAGCTTCTGAAACAGAAGCAAAGACGATCGGCACCAAAAAGTTAGAAGAGCTTGCCTACTTAGAAAAAACACATCGATGCGTTAGCTCTAGCGGAAAACTTGTATTATTTCATCGTTAA
- a CDS encoding ABC transporter ATP-binding protein, producing MSLSIREVSKRYGEFTAVNELSLQIPKGEVFGFLGANGAGKTTTFRMILGLIEPTSGHIQWNDKSLTYSRSHLVGYLPEERGLYPKLKVKDQLVYLGRLRGMKKANVLQEMERWLSRFNIPQYASKKVEELSKGNQQKIQFIASVIHRPELLILDEPFSGLDPVNVEVLKEAVLDLKKRGTTIVFSSHRMEHVEELCEYLCIMHHGTPVVYGRLPEIKRSFGKKNVIIHGKGPFERITELEGVVKVKKTVEGMIVQIQHESVSQLIFQELKHFSFVSKFAVEEPSLNDIFIEKVGASYE from the coding sequence ATGTCTCTTTCTATCCGTGAAGTTTCAAAAAGGTACGGTGAATTTACAGCTGTAAATGAACTATCCTTGCAAATTCCAAAGGGTGAAGTGTTTGGTTTTTTAGGTGCAAACGGTGCTGGCAAAACAACGACGTTTCGAATGATTTTAGGGCTCATTGAACCAACCTCAGGTCACATCCAATGGAATGATAAATCTTTAACTTACAGTAGAAGCCATCTAGTTGGTTACCTTCCAGAAGAAAGGGGATTATATCCGAAATTAAAAGTCAAAGATCAGCTTGTTTATCTAGGACGGCTGCGCGGGATGAAAAAAGCTAACGTGCTGCAAGAAATGGAGCGCTGGTTATCTCGATTTAATATTCCTCAATATGCTTCAAAAAAAGTAGAAGAGCTATCCAAAGGAAACCAGCAAAAAATTCAATTTATCGCTTCCGTTATTCATCGTCCCGAGCTGCTTATTTTAGATGAACCTTTTAGCGGCTTGGATCCTGTAAACGTAGAGGTACTAAAAGAAGCGGTACTTGATTTGAAAAAACGCGGGACGACGATTGTTTTTTCAAGTCATCGAATGGAACATGTGGAAGAACTTTGTGAATATTTATGTATTATGCATCATGGTACGCCTGTTGTATATGGAAGACTGCCGGAGATCAAGCGTTCATTTGGCAAGAAAAACGTCATTATACATGGGAAAGGTCCGTTTGAGAGAATTACGGAGCTTGAAGGTGTTGTAAAGGTGAAAAAAACGGTTGAAGGCATGATTGTTCAAATTCAGCATGAATCCGTATCGCAACTCATTTTTCAAGAACTTAAACATTTTTCATTTGTATCTAAATTTGCAGTGGAAGAGCCTTCATTAAATGATATTTTCATTGAAAAGGTAGGTGCTTCCTATGAATAA
- a CDS encoding ABC transporter permease: MNKFWVIVFHTYLNKLKTKSFIITTIITALILVALTNMEKIIDVFNSDDNGTNVGVIYEVESVYTLFKQNVNAMDSDIHLKEFTSESKAKQAVKSGQLDSYLLLSLNDKQLPQAVYKANSLAESNLSSTLEQAVQQTKVAMATVKIGLEEKQIDQLYSPVSFEKEALVENAKTEQELNQARGLVYVLLFVIYFAVIMYGSMIAMEVATEKSSRVMEILVSSVSPITQMFAKIIGIALLSLTQLAVILSVGYTSLKASVETNHNGIFSYLGFNDVPLTTFVYAFVFFILGYFLFATLAAFLGSLVSRIEDVQQMITPMTLVIVAAFLIAMFGLGDPETTIITVTSFIPFFAPMIMFLRVGMLNVPMWEVSVSIGILIVTITALAIFGARVYKGGVLMYGQSTSFKDIKKALQLTKKET, translated from the coding sequence ATGAATAAATTTTGGGTCATCGTTTTTCATACATATCTTAATAAATTAAAAACAAAATCTTTTATTATTACGACGATTATTACTGCTCTTATTCTAGTTGCTCTTACAAATATGGAGAAAATTATCGACGTTTTTAATTCAGACGATAATGGCACAAATGTGGGTGTCATCTATGAAGTGGAAAGCGTATATACGTTGTTCAAACAAAATGTAAATGCTATGGATTCAGACATTCATTTAAAAGAATTTACGTCTGAGTCTAAGGCAAAGCAAGCGGTAAAAAGCGGGCAGCTCGATAGCTATTTACTTTTATCTTTAAACGATAAGCAGCTGCCTCAAGCTGTGTACAAAGCTAACTCTTTGGCCGAATCAAATCTTTCGTCTACCTTAGAACAGGCGGTACAGCAAACAAAAGTGGCTATGGCTACAGTGAAAATTGGTTTAGAAGAAAAGCAAATTGATCAGCTTTACAGCCCTGTTTCATTTGAAAAAGAAGCGTTAGTTGAAAATGCCAAAACAGAACAAGAGCTAAATCAAGCAAGAGGTCTTGTGTATGTTCTGCTGTTTGTTATTTATTTTGCCGTTATCATGTATGGGAGCATGATTGCGATGGAAGTAGCTACTGAAAAATCATCCCGCGTTATGGAGATCCTTGTATCGAGCGTATCACCTATTACACAAATGTTTGCTAAAATTATTGGAATTGCACTGCTCAGCTTAACACAGCTTGCAGTGATACTGAGCGTGGGCTACACATCGTTAAAAGCCAGTGTGGAAACAAATCATAACGGCATCTTTTCTTATCTCGGATTTAATGATGTTCCGCTGACTACATTCGTGTATGCATTTGTCTTTTTCATATTAGGGTACTTTCTTTTTGCTACGCTCGCGGCTTTTTTAGGTTCTCTTGTGAGCCGTATTGAAGATGTACAGCAAATGATTACGCCCATGACCCTTGTGATTGTGGCCGCTTTTTTAATTGCTATGTTTGGACTTGGTGATCCTGAAACCACAATCATTACGGTCACATCTTTTATCCCGTTTTTTGCTCCGATGATTATGTTTTTGCGTGTAGGTATGTTAAATGTTCCTATGTGGGAAGTGAGTGTATCGATAGGGATTTTGATTGTGACGATTACTGCTTTAGCTATATTTGGTGCCCGTGTGTATAAAGGAGGAGTCCTTATGTATGGTCAATCTACCTCTTTTAAAGATATTAAAAAGGCGCTGCAGTTAACGAAAAAAGAAACATAA
- the yhaM gene encoding 3'-5' exoribonuclease YhaM has translation MTKGIAQYEVGEQVDLYFLIKSSTRGIASNGKPFLTVILQDKTGDIEAKLWDASPDDEENYAAQKIVRAAGEVMNYRGRNQLKIRNIRPAQPQDGVRTSDFLEVAPLSQEEMVEHITKSIFEMKNSNVQRITRHLFKKYQTEFLEYPAATKNHHEFVSGLAYHVVSMLKLAESFSTLYPSLNRDLLYAGVILHDLGKVFELSGPVSTIYTVEGNLLGHISIMVNEIGKAAEELAIEGEEVMLLQHLVLSHHGKEEWGSPKKPLIKEAEMLHLIDNVDAKMNMLDRALTKVKPGEFTERIFALDNRSFYKPTID, from the coding sequence ATGACAAAAGGAATTGCTCAATACGAAGTAGGAGAGCAAGTTGATCTTTATTTTTTAATTAAATCCTCAACGAGAGGAATTGCAAGCAATGGAAAACCATTTTTAACGGTAATCCTACAGGATAAAACAGGTGATATTGAAGCCAAGCTGTGGGATGCATCCCCAGATGACGAGGAAAATTATGCTGCTCAAAAGATTGTGCGAGCTGCTGGAGAAGTAATGAATTACCGCGGGCGCAACCAGCTGAAAATACGCAACATTCGTCCTGCACAGCCCCAAGACGGAGTGCGCACATCTGACTTTTTAGAAGTGGCGCCTTTATCTCAAGAAGAAATGGTGGAACATATTACAAAGAGTATATTTGAAATGAAAAATTCAAATGTCCAGCGCATTACTCGCCATTTGTTTAAAAAATATCAAACGGAATTTTTAGAATATCCGGCAGCAACTAAAAATCACCATGAGTTTGTATCGGGGCTTGCCTACCATGTGGTGTCTATGCTGAAGCTGGCTGAGTCATTTTCAACCCTTTATCCAAGCTTAAACCGCGACTTGCTGTACGCTGGAGTTATTCTTCATGACCTTGGCAAAGTATTTGAACTTTCAGGTCCTGTTTCGACGATATACACAGTCGAAGGGAACTTGCTTGGCCATATCTCGATTATGGTGAATGAAATTGGAAAAGCGGCGGAAGAATTAGCGATTGAAGGAGAAGAGGTCATGCTTCTTCAGCACCTTGTATTATCGCATCACGGTAAGGAAGAGTGGGGAAGTCCGAAAAAGCCGTTAATTAAAGAGGCTGAGATGCTTCATTTGATTGACAATGTAGACGCTAAAATGAATATGCTGGACCGAGCATTAACAAAAGTGAAGCCTGGTGAATTTACAGAGCGTATTTTTGCACTTGATAATCGTTCATTTTATAAACCAACGATTGATTAA
- a CDS encoding sporulation YhaL family protein, whose protein sequence is MVTLPIWIYLVVAGIFFSGFMAIRAAQHDKQVDDSFIEKEGQVFIERMQVEKERRNSDSI, encoded by the coding sequence ATGGTGACACTACCAATTTGGATTTATTTAGTTGTAGCAGGCATTTTCTTTAGTGGATTTATGGCAATTCGTGCTGCACAACATGATAAGCAAGTGGATGATTCGTTTATTGAAAAAGAGGGACAAGTCTTCATCGAAAGAATGCAAGTGGAAAAAGAAAGACGCAACAGCGATTCTATCTGA
- a CDS encoding peptidylprolyl isomerase, producing the protein MKKSLVALTTAASLVALSACSGGNDASNANDSSKVIVETKAGNITQGDLYKQMKDTIGQDQFNTLVRSVTEEKVLSKKYKVTDKELDQQLNILREQYGDQVDSVIKQKGEKEVKDMLKVDILREKAATAGIKVSDKELKKAYDEYKAQKPQIRASHILVKDEKTANEVEAKIKKGEDFASLAKEYSTDQQSAANGGDLGYFGEGQMVKEFEEAAYKLKKGEVSKPIKTEYGYHIIKLIDKKKVESFEKKKPELEQQIKRSKVDQAEANKKIQKELDKAKVEVKDKNVKPIFEEGATDSQSGVETPQQ; encoded by the coding sequence ATGAAAAAAAGCTTAGTTGCACTAACAACGGCAGCCAGCCTCGTTGCTTTATCAGCATGCAGTGGGGGAAATGATGCTTCAAATGCAAACGATTCTTCAAAAGTAATTGTAGAAACAAAAGCAGGCAATATCACTCAAGGTGATTTGTATAAGCAAATGAAAGATACAATCGGACAAGACCAATTTAATACACTCGTACGAAGCGTTACCGAAGAAAAAGTATTGAGTAAAAAATATAAAGTAACGGATAAAGAGCTTGATCAGCAGCTGAACATTCTAAGAGAACAATACGGTGATCAGGTGGATTCAGTTATTAAGCAAAAAGGCGAAAAAGAAGTCAAAGATATGCTAAAAGTAGATATCCTCCGTGAAAAAGCTGCTACGGCAGGCATTAAGGTATCGGACAAAGAACTGAAAAAAGCTTATGATGAATATAAAGCTCAAAAACCTCAAATTCGCGCAAGTCATATTTTAGTAAAAGACGAAAAAACAGCAAACGAAGTAGAAGCGAAAATCAAAAAAGGCGAGGACTTTGCTAGTCTAGCAAAAGAATATTCAACGGATCAGCAGTCTGCAGCTAACGGCGGCGATTTAGGCTACTTCGGTGAAGGCCAAATGGTTAAAGAATTTGAAGAAGCGGCTTACAAGCTGAAAAAAGGTGAAGTAAGTAAACCAATCAAAACAGAGTACGGCTACCATATCATTAAACTAATCGATAAAAAGAAAGTAGAATCGTTTGAGAAAAAGAAACCCGAACTTGAGCAGCAAATCAAACGTTCAAAAGTAGATCAAGCAGAAGCGAACAAGAAGATTCAAAAAGAGCTTGATAAAGCAAAAGTGGAAGTCAAAGATAAAAATGTAAAACCAATTTTCGAAGAAGGTGCGACAGATAGTCAATCTGGCGTAGAAACTCCTCAGCAGTAA
- a CDS encoding YjcZ family sporulation protein: MSGCGYGGGFALLVVLFILLVIVGCACYH, translated from the coding sequence ATGAGCGGATGCGGATATGGAGGCGGTTTTGCACTATTAGTTGTACTGTTTATCTTATTAGTCATTGTTGGTTGTGCATGTTACCACTAG
- a CDS encoding YjcZ family sporulation protein, which yields MGSYGCGYGSGFALLVVLFILLVIIGASCFC from the coding sequence ATGGGTTCTTACGGATGCGGATACGGCAGTGGATTTGCTCTATTAGTCGTATTATTCATCTTATTAGTTATCATCGGCGCTAGCTGTTTTTGCTAA
- a CDS encoding DUF1878 family protein, giving the protein METLESRVSRLEYYIKLLSGTSEQEAKPFIDLVVRNQLTKKEVEEILILCEDTKNEYIEQKAEGLTDFVPLLTQFVGMLNYKLTPRETVESLRYQPSYQDVMNEFFEIIQWIRD; this is encoded by the coding sequence ATGGAAACTTTAGAATCTCGAGTATCACGTTTAGAATATTACATAAAACTGTTATCTGGGACATCTGAACAAGAAGCTAAACCATTTATTGATTTAGTGGTAAGAAATCAGCTTACAAAGAAGGAAGTAGAGGAAATTTTAATTCTGTGTGAAGATACAAAAAACGAATATATTGAGCAAAAAGCGGAAGGCCTAACAGACTTTGTTCCGCTTCTTACACAATTTGTTGGTATGCTGAATTATAAATTAACTCCCAGAGAGACGGTCGAATCGCTTCGTTATCAACCTTCTTATCAAGATGTGATGAATGAATTTTTTGAAATTATTCAATGGATAAGGGACTAA
- a CDS encoding HTH-type transcriptional regulator Hpr translates to MKKTSDQDYSLKEALLFSQRIAQLSKALWKTVEKDWQQWIKPYDLNINEHHILWISYHLNGASISEIAKFGVMHVSTAFNFSKKLEERGLLEFSKKESDKRNTYIQLTDKGEAILLDLMEHYEPSNNSVFSGALPLRDLYGKFPEFMELMTVIRKIYGEDFMDIFERSFHHIEEEFTEEDGKLVKKDKENHQETISNS, encoded by the coding sequence ATGAAAAAGACTAGTGATCAGGATTACAGTTTGAAAGAAGCACTTCTATTTAGCCAACGTATTGCCCAATTAAGTAAAGCCCTTTGGAAAACCGTAGAGAAGGATTGGCAGCAATGGATTAAGCCTTATGACCTTAATATTAACGAGCATCATATTTTGTGGATTTCATATCATTTAAACGGGGCTTCCATTTCCGAAATTGCCAAGTTTGGAGTTATGCATGTTTCTACTGCATTTAACTTCTCCAAAAAACTAGAAGAACGAGGTTTACTTGAGTTTTCTAAAAAAGAAAGCGACAAGCGAAATACGTACATTCAGCTGACAGATAAAGGCGAGGCCATTTTACTGGATTTAATGGAACATTACGAACCTTCTAATAATTCAGTATTCAGTGGCGCACTTCCGTTGCGCGACTTGTACGGCAAATTCCCTGAGTTTATGGAACTAATGACCGTCATCCGCAAAATTTACGGTGAAGATTTTATGGATATCTTCGAGCGATCTTTCCATCATATCGAAGAAGAATTCACTGAAGAAGATGGCAAGCTTGTCAAGAAAGATAAAGAGAACCACCAGGAGACTATTTCAAACTCTTAA
- a CDS encoding YtxH domain-containing protein, translating into MSRMKKLAAGAAIGSTVAAITTLLITPYSGRELKQRVSSRKDRVNASQQELSTKIKAVSQQVQMTAREGNTIVKNIASDLSTTLGQFKEEIVPHKESIQHHLKEIQNSLSNLEEHVQTTKNPNEKIDKKEG; encoded by the coding sequence ATGAGTAGAATGAAAAAACTAGCAGCTGGAGCAGCAATCGGAAGCACCGTAGCCGCTATTACAACGCTTCTTATTACTCCATATTCAGGACGAGAACTTAAACAGCGTGTCAGTTCTCGAAAAGACCGAGTTAACGCTTCACAACAAGAGCTCTCAACAAAAATAAAAGCTGTTTCTCAACAAGTACAAATGACCGCCAGAGAAGGAAATACTATAGTGAAAAATATCGCAAGTGACCTTTCTACTACCCTTGGTCAGTTTAAAGAAGAAATTGTCCCTCATAAGGAATCCATTCAGCATCATTTGAAAGAAATCCAAAATTCTTTGTCAAACCTAGAGGAACATGTACAGACAACTAAAAATCCCAATGAAAAAATTGACAAAAAAGAAGGTTAA